From the genome of Vicia villosa cultivar HV-30 ecotype Madison, WI linkage group LG2, Vvil1.0, whole genome shotgun sequence, one region includes:
- the LOC131648772 gene encoding zinc finger BED domain-containing protein RICESLEEPER 2-like — protein sequence MDGESEPSQPTNLFATPSPVVQNTTTMLPPETRSRKNRSDVWNHFKLDPNLEKIAICNYCDKKFKYNGTSSMAAHSKACKSNPNNDFNKRQRTLTPSMNGDGHPTSSPSVPRFDQERLRYLLVKLFIAWELPFSKVEHPDFHEFVSGLNSKFNLISHTTLARDTLLLWDVEKEKLKNFLALHCQRVCLTSDTWTSIQNLTYMCITVHFIDNNWTLQNRVLSFVQVTGHSGDIIANTIDACLTDWVLNQILTVTLDNASSNDLAIKHLTKKLLSCNRLVLNGEYIHMRCCAHILNLIVKEGFKDLDKSILRIRGSVKYAKSSAQRFAKFKECVKRSNTEYKGLACLDVETRWNSTYLMLDSALKHQKAFEVLEIHDPMYTQELVQKGNGVPTSLDWIEAQSILPF from the coding sequence ATGGATGGTGAATCTGAGCCAAGTCAGCCAACAAATTTATTTGCTACTCCTTCACCAGTTGTCCAGAACACTACTACTATGTTACCACCCGAAACTAGAAGTCGTAAAAATCGATCTGATGTTTGGAATCACTTCAAGCTAGATCCTAACTTGGAAAAAATAGCTATATGCAACTATTGTGATAAAAAGTTCAAGTATAATGGAACGAGTTCGATGGCAGCACATTCTAAGGCTTGCAAGAGTAACCCAAATAATGATTTTAACAAGAGACAAAGAACACTTACACCTTCAATGAATGGTGATGGCCATCCTACTTCTTCCCCTTCAGTTCCTAGGTTTGACCAAGAGAGATTGCGGTATTTGCTCGTGAAATTGTTTATAGCTTGGGAGTTACCTTTCTCAAAAGTGGAGCATCCAGATTTCCATGAATTTGTAAGTGGCTTGAACTCAAAATTCAATCTTATATCACATACTACACTTGCACGTGATACTTTGCTTCTATGGGATGTAGAAAaggaaaaattgaaaaactttCTAGCCCTTCATTGTCAAAGAGTTTGTCTCACTTCCGATACATGGACGTCTATTCAAAATCTCACATATATGTGTATCACTGTCCACTTCATTGACAATAACTGGACCTTACAAAATAGGGTTCTAAGTTTTGTCCAAGTCACAGGCCACTCGGGAGATATTATAGCAAAcactattgatgcatgtttgactGATTGGGTACTTAATCAAATCTTAACTGTCACACTTGATAATGCATCCTCAAATGATCTTGCAATTAAACATTTGACAAAGAAGCTATTATCATGTAATCGTTTAGTATTGAATGGAGAGTACATACATATGAGATGTTGTGCTCATATACTAAACCTCATTGTTAAGGAAGGGTTTAAAGATCTTGACAAGTCAATTTTGAGGATCCGAGGTTCAGTCAAATATGCCAAGTCTTCTGCTCAAAGGTTTGCAAAATTCAAAGAATGTGTAAAACGCTCAAACACCGAGTACAAAGGTCTTGCGTGCCTTGATGTAGAAACAAGGTGGAATTCAACTTATCTAATGTTAGACTCGGCTTTGAAACATCAAAAAGCTTTTGAAGTACTTGAAATTCATGATCCCATGTACACTCAAGAGCTAGTTCAAAAGGGAAATGGTGTACCCACAAGCTTAGACTGGATTGAAGCACAATCGATTCTTCCATTTTGA